Part of the Salvelinus namaycush isolate Seneca chromosome 25, SaNama_1.0, whole genome shotgun sequence genome is shown below.
ACAAGTGAAATGGCCAGGTAAGCCCCTCTTGACCCCCTGACCCTAGACTGATGATATCCACTCAGTACAGCCAAACATCTCCAGGGTATTGGCATGCTTATTAAAGCAAGGACGATCATCCTTTCACTTGGTGTATATTGACCATGTGTTTAATGGGGTTAGGTTCCCCAACATACTCATGTaaacaatggacacacacacacacacacacacacacacacacacacacacacacacacacacacacacacacacacacacacacacacacacacacacacacacacacacacacacacacacacacacacacacacacacacacacacacacacacacacacacacacacacacacagcatctgtGTGTACAAGGAGGCAGTAATAGATGTCCCCAGACTATTCCTTTCTCATCTAGGTCATCAAGATGATTCACCAACCATCAGAGGGCAGATGTTATAAACTGAGGAAGCACTTTCGTCTCCTCTGTAAATATGTGTGTCCAATCTGATAATGACACCGACACACACTTGAGCTGCTTGCCCTGGTGCCTAGGTGCGCACTTAGTGGTGACCCTAAAggcagacagaggaagagagggaaatgCATAGTATCCTGAGACCTAACCATAGGTGATGACCTCTTCTCCCTGACAGGCTTAGACTAGCTGACAGACTCTCCCTTGGGAGTCACTCTGAGCAGCACCAATATTGACCCATGTCATGTGATCACTTCATGATTATGATGATGAGTAAGGTGTTTAGTCATTTCTCTAATACCCTCTATAATATATGATGAATGGTAAAGTGTCAATGGGGAATTGTATGAATGAATGGAATTAGATTACATTACAAGATATTGGGGTGATGTTTCTCATTGTGGTTGCTATGGCAGCATTAAAGAGATGATTGTATGGTTTCCATAGCAAGACTGCAAAGATCAAGCTCTTATTAACTTAAATGCTGGCTAAATTCTGGTAAACTGCCAGCTCCAGTTGAGAGCAGTTCAGAATCATGAAGATAAACAATTAAAGTCCCAAATACAGCAATTTGTGTCTGTTACCCTTAAAAAACAAGGGGAgagatgtataaaaaaataacGCTCAGATTATCCCATTCTTCTGAGTGATGAAGTAGAATGAAAAATGTAACCATTGAGTCCCTGCCTGAGCATGCAGCCCCTTTGACGTCCAGTTGGGCTTGAAATGTGCCACGGGGAGGGGAGGGGTGTAAGGAGGGGGATAAGAGGGGCGAGGAGGATTAGGGGAACAAAAGGATCCTTCTCTGTCATCTTAAAGAGGATCTTCTCCTGGCTCATCCCCTGCTCTCTGGCGGCAGATTTATTTTTCAGAGAGAGGGTGGCTGGTgcagagtgatggagggagggaaagagggaggaggacagagagaaggttGAGTGCAGATTTCAAACTAATCTTTAACTTTAAGTCCTGCAGTCTCTCCCAAACGAAGCCCCCTTTCCCAGACACTGTGTTGTCTATGGCAGCCCAGTAGCCTGGCACCCTATTTTTCTTCTCACGCTTTTGTCACGTTGGCATTTAAGTGCCCTTTTTCACCGGCTGGATGACCAAGTGAAGGAGCCCCTTTGAGGGACATGAAAGAGACAGACTTTAACTACCCAGCCCAGTCTCCTCTTAAAACAATACCAAACGGGAAACAAATACCCACTTTGTTGCCAGAATTCTTTCAGGCATGTTCTATATCAGAATCAGTCAGAGAGGCAAGATGACTAGTTAAAATGAGAGTTTGGGGAACAGTTACCCCCCCGGAGACAATGGAGATCTATGATAGgaatatagagggagatgtactGCTTTATACTGCATCTGTTATGATCGTTTCATCCAATAGCTTTTCACAAGATGGATAAAGACATTTTGACTTCAACTAATGCTATTTTTTAAATGACCATAATTTACCTCCATTAAAGAAACGTTGCCATCAagttacacacatgcacacacacacatagacacacacacacacacacacacacacacacacacacacacacacacacacacacacacacacacacacacacacagagacaaagagcgagaaagaggtcTCATTAATATTTCACTAGTTGTAACCGTAGCAAGCATGAGGCCACAATGATATTTGGTCGAGTAATTTGGGAAGAGAATGGATCTATGCAAATTCATGAAAAAAAACACACTTTACAATGAAACAACATTGTTGCCAGATGATTATAGCAATAAATATCCACCAGTAAAACCCTGTAGAAGAGAATTGTGTATCTGACACAAATGCATCAGATGAACCCTGGTTCTGAGCAGTGAGGAGATCCTGGCCCACTGTTCCTCCATTGCCTAAGACCTTTATTACACTCCTTGTTCTCACCTTCTACTTCTCAGTTTTAAGATGGACTTTATTTGGTTACAAACCCTTACAGTCATCAGCCTTGGTCTCCACTATGGCCTCCACAGGCACAGACAACCTCATGGTGAACTGAGGTAGAGTTAATCCTAAATGAGATGGGGTTGGTACAGGGAGGGACCAGGTCCTACTGTTTGTAGCCTGGCTACATTGCAGGTGGTGGTGCTAGTTGAGTTGAAAGCTGTTTTGCTTATACCATATAATCCCAGCCCCAGGCTGTAGGTTACATTCAGACACACAGATACATGCAGTATATGAATGTGTACGTAAGTAATGCTTTCACGTacaacacatgcatacacacacacacacacacacacacacacacacacacacacacacacacacacacacacacacacacacacacacacacacacacacacacacacacacacacacacatcagcttCATGTACAACTTCCCACGGAATAtgcaacacaatcacacacaccaaTTCCTTCAGAGGCTCTGTCAGACACTGAACACGTAACCTGTGCTTTGTTCCAACACTCCTAGCTAACAGGgaggctgactgactgacaacATAATACAAATCTGTACCTAAGGGTTAACTCAGACAGGTCAAGGGTTAAGGATCATTTTTCACTTCTATTATCATGTCAAAGAGATGCGCATTCATTACCGTGATACCGGCAAAATTCAATAATGAGAACATCAATAAAAACATAAAATGACGTCTGAAAATGTTTATTCAAGGTATGGTGTTCATTTACCTCCAATTTGTCAGATTACAGCCTAATCTATATCACATATCAACACATGAAATTCACCTGATGATCCATACATTTGGAGGTTCTAGTCTTATTGattaggatgtgtgtgtgtgtgtgtgtgtgtgtgtgtggttactgGTTCAGATTGTCTGCACTGGCTAAAAAACAAGTTATTTCATTATTTGCTGCCCATTTTGGTCAATAAACTATGACAGGGTGTAAAAATCGCATAAAACTAATTTGAGTAAGCATTTTTTCTGGATGGGATGAGTAGCAGGCGGGAGGTGTCGTCGCATGGTGCTGATTAGGCGGGAGGTGTCGTCGCATGGTGCTGATTAGAATCACTGGCGCTGTCCACCAAGTGTGGTGCTGAAATGTCTAAAACAGCAGTGCGCAGACTGATCACAATAAAGATATTGTTAACTATTTCACTCAAATGACAAGATGTAGGCCTATCTGTAAAACGACGAATAGGCctattgtttttgtttgttcaGATAGGCTGTAGGCTACGCAAATAGGTACTTGGCAGGAGGATAGATTAGGTGTTTTGCAGTAAGGGTTAATTCCTTTAAGTATGCAACAGGTTTTGATCTAAACGGGTTTAAACCTGAATAATCTGATCATGTAGCCTAATCTGGCACTGTTCTGGGTTGTGCCAGTACCCCAGTTGCGCCCCAGACTTGTGAACCAAACAGCTCTGCAGGGGGAACGACTCTAATCTAGATTCTGGTTCATGCCGAGCTTCAGCAGCGGGGGAAGGGAACCGTGAATGCTGCTCTGTCCTATCctctgggagagagagggctAAAACTGCTGCAGCCTCTTCACAGACTCAGCTAGGAAACCCCCAGCATTACCTCATCAAATTCCCATTGCGTCGTATTACGGTATTATATCTCTATTCCGGGATTTGATGATAACAAAACCACACAGAATGGCGGCGATGGAACTCACTGCGTCTGTGTGAGTCCAGTTGAGAGGCAGTGAAAATCATTTGATCACATCAGAAGTTATTTTGAGCATGTAAACATTCGAGGATGACATGGCAGAGGCGCCGAGTGTAGCAGGAACTAAAGGAATCGGGGCGCAGGTGTATGAAGATGTTTCCCTCTATGAGGAATATGAGTGTAAAATATGCTACAACTACTTCGACCTGGACCGTCGCACGCCCAAAATTCTGGAATGTTTGCACACTTTCTGTGAAGAGTGTCTGAATACTCTCCACCTTCGTGAGGACCGAGGATGGCGCATCGGCTGCCCTCTCTGTCGCCACCGGACCCCGGTGCCTGAGTACAGGATACACAACCTCCCCAACAACACTAAAGTTACCGATGCTTATCCATTCTACATCCAGGATGACAGTCTTCCGCAGGACATCCTGCCACCGTATCCTCCTCCTTTGCACCCAGCGCTCACTGCCGCATACCGCCGCGAGGTGGCGAACGAGGCAGCCGTAGCTGCGCAGGAACAGGCTATCCCGTCTGTAGCTGTGGTCGGAGGTAATGCCGCTGCGAACTCTTACGACAGTGCTGGATACGAGAGCTGTCAGAACTGTAGGCGCATCGTGCTAACCACAGGCTGTGTGTGCGCCATTTTCGGCTTCGTCTCCATGCTTGTGCTGCTGTTTCTGGGACTCATATTCGTGCATAACTTCAACAACCCTCCATCTCCAGTCGGCCCTATCTGTTTGTCTGTAGCCAGCATCATGGCCATGTTCTCTGTTGTTATGACGTGGTTGGTGTGCTGGTTGAGATATAGGCCTGACCCGGAACCCGGGCGTGCTGCCTCCTCCAATGCCAGCAGGagacatgtaaatgttttatgagattacatttaaaatgtgttCACTTCGTTGTATTAATTTATTGACGTGTCAGTTATTAAGTGTAGGGTATACTATATATACTCAAGTTTGTTATACACAGTAAGTAAGCCATGATACACTCCTTTCGGTAGTCTGGTTGACATAGAAGGGGAGTGTATCACATGCTAGTGATCCCATATTATTGCACCAATTTAATTGTGTAAAATCTCTGCCCTATTTAGTGTTGCATCACATTGTGTTCCTCATCTGCCTCTGGTGGGCCTGTCATATCACCCTGCATGTAGGCTAGGTCTTGACTCATAGTCAGATTGTGTGTTCTTCTGTGTCAAATGTGTCGCCCATATTCACATTAACCAAAGAATAAAGCTAGTGAACAAGTGTCATCTGCCCTTGCTGTCCTAGCTGTTATGTATAGGTTAGTACTATTTGATGGCAGAAAGGATTTAGAGCAGGTTCTTAGTTAGCCGGACCCTGGGATGTAGTCCTTCAGATGGTTTTATATGACATTGATTCAGGCAATGCTCAAGTGTTATATTTGTAATAGAAGTGATCCTTGAGTCTTGATCTGCCAGCCCGTTCCCTCCTTTCTGATCTGACATTACTGGATAAGTGTACATGTATTTGTAGTTCATATTGATTGTTATGACTACATTGCCTCACCAGGGCCCAGTTTTTTCAAGTTATCTATCTGGATTTCCCCTatcggataggattaaatgcatagaaatagaatgaacagAACTCACAAATCATTGACATGAATGGGGACTACCGTTCTATTTATTCcatttctatgcatttaatcctatccgatAGCCGAATTCCGCATAGATAACCTTTGAAAAACTGGGCCCAGAGGGCGCGAATCCCAGGCTCAAATCAGAATATGGA
Proteins encoded:
- the LOC120019853 gene encoding E3 ubiquitin-protein ligase RNF182-like, which encodes MAEAPSVAGTKGIGAQVYEDVSLYEEYECKICYNYFDLDRRTPKILECLHTFCEECLNTLHLREDRGWRIGCPLCRHRTPVPEYRIHNLPNNTKVTDAYPFYIQDDSLPQDILPPYPPPLHPALTAAYRREVANEAAVAAQEQAIPSVAVVGGNAAANSYDSAGYESCQNCRRIVLTTGCVCAIFGFVSMLVLLFLGLIFVHNFNNPPSPVGPICLSVASIMAMFSVVMTWLVCWLRYRPDPEPGRAASSNASRRHVNVL